In a single window of the Melioribacteraceae bacterium genome:
- the bglX gene encoding beta-glucosidase BglX has translation MKKLIFFLMVFSITVTAQKKSLEQRVDSVLALMNLSEKVGQLVQYSGGWATGAATARPSEGSDELIRKGRVGSFLNVTGAEATRKFQKIAIEESRLKIPLIFGLDVIHGFRSTFPVPIAEACSWNPSLIEKSTRWQAIEASSAGIHWTFNPMVDIARDARWGRIMEGSGEDPYLGSLMAAARVRGYQGNDLSANNTLLACVKHYAAYGAAEGGRDYNTVDLSERNLRDYYLPPFKAAVEAGVGSLMASFNDIAGVPASASKFLMTKVLRDEWKSDAFVVSDWNSIGELIPHGVAANLEEAALLGIHATVDMDMEANAYYRHLENLVNAGKVDIKLVDDAVRRVLLGKFRLGLFDDPYKYCDTELEAKTQLNKDIVAATKEVALETFVLLKNEKNTLPLKKSIKSIAVIGPLADSKVDPLGGWEALGDPKNVVTVLEGIKSKLGSKVKINYSEGCKIDDSDRSKFSEAIKFAQESDAIVVVVGEAKTMSGEAHNRSNINLPGVQEDMIKEINKIGKPVVVVLMNGRPLTIPWLHNNVAAILEAWFGGIQTGNAIADVLFGDYNPNGKLVTSFPRSVGQIPIYYNHKNTGRPYNPKDKFTSSYLDLEVTPLYPFGYGLSYTTFEYSDPVLSKTEIKKDESLKISVQIKNTGSIKGAEVAQLYIRDLVGSVTRPVKELKDFAKVWIEPGETKTVEFTLTPEKLKFYDINMNHVVEPGDFKVFVGTNSVDVKEASFKVVD, from the coding sequence ATGAAAAAACTAATTTTTTTCTTAATGGTCTTTAGTATTACAGTAACAGCTCAGAAAAAAAGTCTGGAGCAAAGAGTTGATTCAGTATTGGCTTTAATGAATCTATCGGAAAAGGTTGGTCAGCTTGTTCAATATAGTGGAGGTTGGGCTACTGGAGCCGCAACTGCAAGACCCTCTGAAGGAAGCGATGAATTAATTCGTAAAGGAAGAGTAGGATCATTTCTAAACGTAACTGGTGCCGAAGCTACAAGAAAGTTTCAAAAAATTGCAATCGAAGAATCCCGATTAAAAATTCCCTTAATTTTTGGTTTGGATGTAATACACGGCTTTCGTTCAACATTCCCGGTACCAATCGCAGAAGCATGTTCTTGGAATCCATCATTGATCGAAAAATCAACTCGCTGGCAGGCAATCGAAGCTTCGTCGGCTGGTATCCATTGGACATTTAACCCGATGGTTGATATCGCCCGTGACGCGCGCTGGGGCAGAATAATGGAGGGAAGTGGTGAAGACCCATATCTCGGATCATTAATGGCAGCAGCAAGAGTTCGTGGATATCAAGGAAATGATTTATCTGCAAATAATACTCTTCTTGCGTGTGTAAAACATTACGCCGCTTATGGCGCTGCTGAAGGCGGAAGGGATTACAATACTGTTGACCTGTCAGAAAGAAATTTACGCGACTATTATCTTCCTCCTTTTAAAGCAGCAGTTGAAGCCGGAGTTGGTTCACTAATGGCTTCTTTTAATGATATTGCCGGAGTACCAGCATCGGCCAGCAAATTTTTAATGACAAAAGTGCTGCGTGATGAATGGAAAAGTGATGCGTTTGTAGTTAGCGATTGGAATTCTATTGGTGAATTAATTCCACATGGTGTTGCGGCAAATTTAGAAGAAGCCGCCCTACTCGGAATTCACGCGACTGTTGATATGGATATGGAAGCAAATGCATATTATCGTCATCTCGAGAATTTGGTTAATGCCGGCAAAGTTGATATTAAACTTGTTGATGACGCTGTTCGCCGTGTTTTACTAGGTAAATTTAGACTTGGATTATTTGATGATCCATATAAATATTGTGATACCGAACTCGAGGCAAAAACTCAACTAAACAAAGATATAGTTGCCGCTACAAAAGAAGTTGCTCTCGAAACATTTGTCCTACTAAAAAATGAAAAGAATACTTTACCTCTAAAAAAATCTATTAAAAGCATTGCGGTTATTGGTCCGCTAGCTGATTCAAAAGTAGATCCTCTTGGCGGCTGGGAAGCTCTCGGCGATCCCAAAAATGTTGTTACTGTATTGGAAGGTATTAAATCTAAATTAGGCAGTAAGGTAAAAATAAACTATTCTGAAGGGTGCAAAATTGATGATTCTGATAGGAGTAAATTTAGTGAAGCAATAAAATTTGCGCAGGAATCGGATGCAATTGTAGTTGTTGTTGGCGAAGCAAAAACAATGTCGGGCGAAGCACATAACCGTTCAAACATTAATTTACCCGGCGTACAAGAAGATATGATTAAAGAAATTAATAAAATTGGTAAACCTGTAGTTGTAGTTTTAATGAATGGCAGACCCTTAACTATTCCTTGGCTTCATAATAATGTAGCCGCAATACTTGAAGCATGGTTTGGTGGAATACAAACCGGTAATGCGATAGCCGATGTTTTATTCGGTGATTATAATCCTAATGGAAAACTGGTAACATCATTCCCCCGTTCCGTTGGGCAAATTCCAATATATTATAATCATAAAAATACCGGCAGACCATACAACCCAAAAGATAAGTTTACATCTTCTTATTTAGATTTAGAGGTTACTCCTCTTTATCCATTCGGATACGGTTTAAGCTATACAACTTTTGAATATTCTGATCCGGTATTAAGTAAAACTGAAATCAAAAAAGATGAGTCATTAAAAATATCAGTGCAAATTAAAAATACCGGTTCTATTAAGGGCGCTGAAGTTGCTCAGCTTTATATTCGCGATTTAGTGGGTAGCGTTACTCGTCCGGTAAAAGAATTAAAAGACTTTGCAAAAGTGTGGATTGAGCCGGGTGAAACAAAAACTGTTGAATTTACACTTACTCCGGAAAAATTAAAATTTTACGACATTAATATGAATCATGTTGTTGAACCGGGTGACTTTAAAGTATTTGTTGGTACAAACTCTGTAGATGTGAAAGAAGCTTCTTTTAAGGTAGTTGATTAG
- a CDS encoding cellulase family glycosylhydrolase: MKMKSCQIFCLILILTFSNHYSQSTGFVKVSGKKLIDENGYELLLRGINLGNWLNPEGYMFRFSNVNSFRLIDNTIKELIGADEARLFWKTFRDNYITHEDIKFIKSTGLNHVRVPFNFKLFLIEDYPEIYIEEGFKRLDDVINWCTEENLYVILDLHAAPGGQTGDNIDDSWSYPFLFEDKKAQQTTIMLWQRIAERYKNEKIIVGYDLLNEPIPHFYENKEELNQLLEPLYKRITKAIREVDNNHIIFIGGAQWNTNFSMFGKPFDNNSAYTFHKYWMPVEQKEIQDYADFSNKYNVPMYLGESGENEDEWISTFRILLEKNNFGWSFWPYKKMDSSRGMIQFAKTKEWDEIIKYAESPKKNFEEMRKLKPAKEVVNKALADLLENIKFKNCRINEGYLLALGITK; encoded by the coding sequence ATTAAAATGAAATCATGTCAAATATTTTGCCTAATTCTAATTCTTACCTTTAGCAATCACTATTCGCAATCAACAGGTTTTGTAAAAGTCAGCGGTAAAAAATTAATTGATGAAAATGGGTATGAATTATTGCTGAGGGGAATAAACTTAGGCAATTGGCTTAATCCCGAAGGTTATATGTTTCGGTTTAGTAATGTGAATTCATTCAGACTTATTGATAATACAATAAAAGAATTAATTGGCGCCGATGAAGCCCGATTGTTTTGGAAAACATTTCGTGATAATTATATAACTCACGAAGATATAAAATTCATAAAGAGTACAGGGTTAAATCATGTACGTGTGCCATTCAATTTTAAACTATTTTTGATTGAAGATTATCCTGAAATTTATATTGAGGAAGGATTTAAGCGTTTGGATGATGTGATAAATTGGTGCACGGAAGAAAATCTTTATGTAATTCTTGATCTGCACGCGGCGCCCGGTGGACAAACAGGAGATAATATTGATGACAGCTGGAGCTATCCTTTTTTGTTTGAAGATAAGAAAGCACAGCAAACAACAATTATGTTGTGGCAAAGAATTGCGGAAAGGTATAAAAATGAAAAAATAATAGTTGGTTACGATTTATTGAATGAACCAATTCCGCATTTCTATGAAAACAAAGAAGAGCTTAATCAATTACTTGAGCCTCTCTATAAAAGAATTACTAAAGCAATACGAGAAGTTGATAATAACCATATAATATTTATTGGCGGAGCGCAATGGAATACTAATTTCTCAATGTTCGGTAAACCATTTGATAATAATTCGGCATACACATTTCATAAATACTGGATGCCGGTTGAGCAGAAGGAAATTCAAGATTACGCCGATTTCAGTAATAAATATAATGTACCAATGTATCTGGGTGAAAGTGGAGAAAATGAGGATGAATGGATTAGCACTTTTAGAATATTATTAGAAAAAAATAATTTTGGTTGGAGTTTCTGGCCCTATAAAAAAATGGATTCATCGCGTGGAATGATTCAGTTTGCCAAAACAAAAGAATGGGACGAGATAATTAAGTATGCTGAATCTCCAAAAAAGAATTTTGAAGAAATGAGAAAACTTAAACCGGCTAAAGAAGTTGTGAATAAAGCATTGGCTGATTTATTAGAGAATATTAAATTCAAAAACTGTAGAATCAATGAAGGTTATTTGTTGGCGTTGGGAATAACAAAATAA
- a CDS encoding glycoside hydrolase family 3 C-terminal domain-containing protein, protein MKVFHNWLIYCSISIVLIFINTNSVYSQTLDDKIDELISKMTLEEKVKQLHQEGSFNTADNKRLKIPGFKMADGPHGVRNGFATSFPVGSGIAATWDSELIYRVGVALGKEFHGKGIHQALGPCLDLTLDPRNGRSPETTSEDPFLNGKINTSMVQGIQSTPVLATIKHFYTEYRQVGRTTNNYTLSQRNLLEHHGLQFREAIQIGGAFSVMNSYNLINNFKAAESSTLLTTDLRKKWGFPFYVVSDWVSINSAEKAIKAGCEIEMGSILYQDANSGLLALVNKGIVDTTVINEAVRRVLRTKFLSGMIGHYPQGNPLDVNSFAHQSLALEAGKKGLVLLKNDGKILPLNKSLIKKIAVIGPNAAVMQTDGSGSSWVDPFYKISPKEGIEKYIDPKNVLYAKGCEISGTVFSSDVNQAIAYASEADVVIFFGGLDPSQEGEGFDRANNSIELPGKQRDLIKLITAVNKNLIVVLISGGICTATPFINDIKGLIYGFYPGQEGGNAIAQVIFGDYNPSGKLPVTMPKNDSQLPNRNSNNLDELFGGGYRWFDKNNHIPQYAFGYGLSYTSFEFSNFSTSHSNWFFAEEIVKISVDVTNTGSVAGEEVVQLYIGASTGFVSRNVKDLKGFKKVYLEPGETKKVTFEIGPNELYYYSSQKQSHELDPGTYTFFVGNSSDNLIYSKKLDLRPHPPLPDLQIANIYTVPRYPLEGEKVIFLATVINYGTGPSPNAIFHEVSFKVNGKTVSRSFISADSIPKAGMVLLNGNIGGIDNANNYWVAESPGTYTIEAIVDEVSAIQETIENNNSKSVQLQVYNNPAQNLAFEKAVKTSSIESFDYIAQNAVDGEYNTRWSSKFTDPQYLTVDLGSIQKFNQIRITWETAYGKEYIIEVSDDEVNWRQIVNQSNGFGNIELWKVNGEGRYIKLTGTKRATEYGYSIYEFEVFYDLTTDIREDDQSVILDYKLEQNYPNPFNPVTIIKYSIPSGNKNEPGVVSLKIFDVLGREVAILVNENKAPGVYEVQFDGSNFSSGVYFYRLQYGRNAQVKKLVLMK, encoded by the coding sequence ATGAAAGTTTTTCATAATTGGTTGATTTATTGTTCAATAAGTATTGTTCTGATATTCATAAATACAAATAGTGTTTATTCGCAGACACTTGATGATAAGATTGATGAGCTTATTTCTAAAATGACATTAGAAGAAAAAGTAAAACAACTTCATCAAGAAGGTTCATTTAATACCGCCGACAATAAACGATTAAAAATTCCTGGCTTTAAAATGGCCGATGGACCTCATGGTGTTCGAAATGGGTTTGCAACTTCATTCCCTGTTGGTTCGGGAATAGCCGCAACTTGGGACAGCGAATTAATTTATAGAGTAGGAGTTGCCTTAGGAAAAGAGTTTCATGGTAAAGGCATTCACCAAGCATTAGGTCCATGTTTAGATTTAACACTTGATCCAAGAAATGGACGCTCCCCCGAAACAACTAGTGAAGATCCATTTTTAAATGGAAAAATTAATACATCAATGGTTCAGGGAATTCAATCAACACCTGTACTTGCTACAATAAAACATTTTTATACAGAATATCGTCAGGTTGGGAGAACTACAAATAACTACACTCTATCGCAGAGAAATTTACTTGAACATCATGGACTTCAATTCAGAGAAGCAATTCAAATCGGCGGCGCATTTAGTGTAATGAACTCATATAATTTGATTAATAATTTTAAAGCCGCCGAAAGTTCAACTTTACTTACAACCGATTTAAGGAAAAAATGGGGCTTTCCATTTTATGTTGTTTCTGATTGGGTGTCAATTAACAGTGCAGAAAAGGCTATTAAAGCTGGCTGCGAAATTGAGATGGGCTCAATTTTATATCAGGATGCTAACAGCGGGTTATTGGCACTAGTTAATAAAGGGATTGTTGATACTACCGTAATTAATGAGGCGGTGCGAAGGGTTTTAAGAACAAAATTTCTATCTGGCATGATCGGGCATTATCCTCAAGGAAATCCATTAGATGTAAACAGTTTCGCTCATCAATCTCTTGCCTTGGAAGCGGGTAAAAAAGGTTTAGTGCTTCTTAAAAATGATGGTAAAATTCTTCCTCTCAATAAATCATTAATAAAAAAAATTGCGGTCATTGGTCCTAATGCGGCAGTGATGCAAACAGATGGTTCAGGCAGCAGCTGGGTTGATCCATTCTATAAAATTTCACCCAAAGAGGGAATTGAAAAATATATTGATCCTAAAAATGTTTTATATGCTAAGGGGTGTGAAATTAGCGGGACTGTTTTTTCGTCAGATGTAAACCAAGCAATCGCGTATGCAAGTGAAGCCGATGTTGTAATTTTCTTTGGTGGACTGGATCCTTCGCAAGAGGGAGAAGGTTTTGATAGAGCTAATAATTCCATAGAACTTCCTGGCAAGCAGAGAGATTTAATTAAACTAATTACTGCAGTTAATAAAAATTTAATTGTTGTGTTAATCAGCGGCGGCATTTGTACTGCAACTCCATTTATCAATGATATAAAAGGATTGATATATGGTTTTTATCCTGGACAGGAAGGAGGAAATGCAATAGCTCAGGTGATATTCGGTGATTATAACCCAAGCGGAAAACTTCCAGTTACTATGCCAAAAAATGATTCTCAACTCCCGAATAGAAATTCTAACAACCTTGATGAATTATTTGGCGGGGGGTATAGATGGTTCGATAAGAATAATCATATTCCTCAATATGCATTTGGTTATGGATTAAGCTACACATCATTTGAGTTTAGTAACTTTTCAACATCCCATTCAAATTGGTTCTTTGCAGAAGAAATAGTTAAAATAAGTGTGGATGTAACAAATACCGGTTCGGTTGCCGGAGAAGAGGTAGTTCAGCTATATATTGGTGCAAGTACAGGATTTGTGAGCCGCAACGTAAAAGACTTGAAAGGATTTAAAAAAGTTTATCTTGAGCCGGGTGAAACTAAAAAAGTTACTTTTGAAATTGGTCCAAATGAACTTTACTATTATAGTTCACAAAAGCAAAGTCATGAGTTGGATCCCGGTACGTACACTTTTTTTGTGGGGAATTCATCTGATAATTTAATTTATAGCAAAAAATTAGATTTACGCCCTCATCCACCTCTGCCCGATCTGCAAATTGCAAATATCTATACAGTTCCCCGTTATCCACTTGAGGGTGAAAAAGTAATTTTTCTAGCGACTGTTATAAATTATGGAACAGGTCCAAGTCCAAACGCAATTTTTCATGAAGTTAGTTTTAAAGTAAATGGGAAAACTGTAAGCCGATCTTTTATAAGTGCTGATTCAATTCCTAAAGCGGGTATGGTTTTACTTAATGGAAATATTGGCGGAATTGATAATGCAAATAATTATTGGGTTGCCGAATCTCCCGGCACATATACAATTGAAGCAATTGTAGATGAAGTTTCTGCAATACAAGAGACTATTGAAAACAATAATTCAAAATCAGTTCAACTGCAAGTATATAATAATCCAGCACAAAATCTCGCGTTCGAAAAAGCTGTAAAAACAAGTTCAATAGAGTCATTTGATTATATTGCACAAAATGCCGTTGATGGAGAATACAATACGCGCTGGTCATCCAAATTTACCGATCCCCAATATTTGACAGTCGATCTTGGCTCAATTCAAAAGTTTAATCAAATAAGAATTACCTGGGAAACTGCATACGGAAAAGAATACATAATTGAAGTCTCTGATGATGAAGTTAATTGGAGGCAGATTGTAAATCAATCAAACGGATTTGGAAATATCGAATTGTGGAAAGTTAACGGGGAAGGAAGATATATAAAATTAACCGGAACTAAGAGAGCAACTGAGTATGGTTACTCAATTTATGAGTTCGAAGTTTTTTATGATTTGACTACTGATATTCGAGAGGATGATCAGTCGGTAATATTAGATTATAAATTAGAGCAAAACTATCCTAATCCCTTTAATCCGGTAACAATTATAAAATACTCAATTCCATCAGGCAATAAGAATGAACCGGGAGTTGTTTCATTAAAGATATTTGATGTGCTCGGTCGAGAAGTTGCAATACTCGTAAATGAAAATAAAGCACCAGGAGTTTATGAAGTTCAATTTGACGGAAGCAATTTTTCGAGTGGAGTGTATTTTTATAGACTCCAATATGGACGCAATGCTCAAGTGAAAAAATTAGTATTGATGAAGTAA
- a CDS encoding T9SS type A sorting domain-containing protein, whose amino-acid sequence MIENYRSQLLWNNFMTAPEIAPILDYSNPKGLFFQDATDVKDEKIPNEFKLNQNYPNPFNPDTIISYQLSASSPVSLKIYDLLGREISTLVNEFQDAGIYNVRFKNDISSHSPASGGFIRAGGQAQYSSLSTGIYLYTLQAGNYSQTKKMVFLR is encoded by the coding sequence ATGATTGAGAATTACCGCTCTCAATTATTATGGAATAATTTTATGACTGCCCCCGAAATTGCGCCGATACTTGATTATTCTAATCCAAAAGGTTTATTCTTTCAGGATGCAACAGATGTTAAAGATGAGAAAATTCCAAATGAATTTAAGTTGAATCAGAATTATCCAAACCCGTTTAACCCCGATACAATAATTAGCTATCAATTATCAGCATCATCTCCGGTTAGTTTAAAAATATATGATTTGCTCGGAAGAGAGATTTCCACTTTAGTCAATGAATTTCAAGATGCGGGTATCTATAATGTAAGATTTAAAAATGATATTTCTTCTCATTCACCTGCCTCTGGCGGGTTTATCCGCGCTGGTGGACAAGCTCAATACTCTTCACTCTCTACCGGAATTTATCTTTACACGCTTCAAGCGGGTAATTATTCTCAAACTAAAAAAATGGTGTTCCTGAGGTAA